In Streptococcus porcinus, the genomic window AAGCTTCTGATACTCATTTTTTAACTACCTCATTTTTTATTTCTGTAAATCTATGATAACGTTCTCAAAGTCATCTGTCAAATTAATTGTATGCCGGCTTGGATTTTCAGTAAACGGATTATGAAAATTCAAAAAATGGCAATGCAAGGCTTGCCTTGTGATTCCGAGATCAAGTCGTCCACCATACAGGTCATCACCAAGTAAAGGAAAGCCAATATGTGAAAAATGAACCCTAATCTGATGAGTTCTACCTGTATGGAGCTTGATGTCGACCAAGTGAACATTTTCAGCATAGCGCCCCACAACTTGATAGGTCGTTCTAGCATATTTACCCATCGGGTCAACAGTTCGGGTAATAATACTGTCTTTTGAACGGCCAATCGGTGCCACAATTTCCCCTTGATCTGGTAATTGTCCCTCTCCACAAACCAAAGCAAAATAGCGTTTTTCAATCGCTCGAGCTTGAAGTTGCTTATCAAGTCTCGCATGTGCATAACCGTGTTTGGCAAAGAGCATAAGGCCACTTGTATCACGATCTAGACGAGTTACAATGTGAACTTGTTTATTAGGATAATCCTGGTCCACATAATAGCCCTTGATAAAGTTAGCAATGGTATTAGAATGAATAGCACTAGGAATGCTGGCATAACCAACTGGTTTATTAATGACTAAAAAATGATCATCTTCATAAACAATATCCAAAGGATGAGAAATTGCCTCTAATTTCTCAAAAGGTAACTCATCTGGTATTGTAATACTAACTTCGTCACCAATATCCAATAGATAAATGGCATTACGCTCAATACCATTAACCTCTATACGACCACCCTTATATTTAACTTTTGCCAGTAAACCTCTTGAAACATCATAACTTTTGAGTAGCGTCTTCACTTTCGTTCTACGATCTGCTATAAAGTTGAATTTCATGACTCTAAATCACCAATAAAGGCATCTTGTACTCGTTCCCAGAAACTGGTATGACTTGGTGTTGAGACAAAATGAATTTTTTCACTGTCAATATAATATTGAGCCTTAACTACATTTTTCAAATTATAGGTTTTATTATCTACGGACACAGTGTAGATACCTGTTCGTTGTGGAATAATTTCTATTATTTCTTTTTTAGGAATTATTAAAGAGGAGCCAACCGTGCGAAACACAAGGTTATTAAGGCTTGATATTTCTGTTAGTTGTAGAGCTTCTATAGTCGGATGAAGAATCGCTCCACCAAGGGATTTATTATAGGCTGTACTGCCTGTCGGTGTTGAAATAGACATGCCATCACCACGAAAACTCTCAAACCGAACGTTATTAATATAGACATCTGCAACCATAGTTTTTTCAATACGTTTAATTGTAGCTTCATTCAAAGCTCGTGCCTTTATAACTCGACCATTTTCCAAAGTCAAAACGATCTTAAGAATAGGGTAAGAAACTTTATCCCCCTTGTCCTCTCTTAAATTTTCAATAAGCTTATCAATTTCAAAATCACGATAGTCAGTGTAAAATCCCAAATGGCCTGTATGGATACCAACAAAGCGAACAGTATCAAGCTCATTTTCATACATGTGGAAAGCTGACAATAGCATACCATCACCGCCGATTGAAATGACTACATCAGGTTTTTTCTTGGTCAAGTAGAAGTCGGGGTCATCCTTAAAGATAGCAAATAGTTTTGAAGCAACACGTTTGCTCTGGTATTTTCCATTAGCTATTATAGCAACTCGTATCACATTATCTGTATAATTCATCTGTGTCATCACTGTTTCCTACACCATCACTTAAATTGCGACTTCCCGGATCAAAGAGCAACTGTGCTTCTCTAATATCATCTCGAATCTTCCGCATCTCTTCATCTAATTCAAGAGCAATCTTAGCAGTTCGTGAAAGTCGTTTCTTGATTTTTTCTGGGAATTCTCCCTTATACTTGTAATTGAGAGAATGCTCAATGGTTGCCCAAAAATTCATTCCCAGTGTTCTAATTTGGATTTCGGCTAAAACTCTCTTTTGTCCATCAATGGTGTCAACTGGATATTCGACAACAACATGGTAAGAACGATACCCACTTCTTTTCATATTACGGATGTAATCACGTTCATAAACGATAGTCATATCTTGTCTTTGCCTTAAAAGATTCAAAACTTCATCAATATCATCTACAAATTGAACCATTATGCGCAATCCGGCGATATCCTGGATATCTTGAGCGATGTTTTCTTCAAGAACGCCTCTAAGAGCCATTTTTTGTTTAATACTTTCAACAGATTTAACGCGACCAGTTACAAATTCAATCGGAGAATAGCGGTTTTGCTTTCGAAACTGTTTACGAATACCTCGTAATTTGATTTTAAGTTCCCCTACTGCCTGGATATAGGGATCAAGGAAATCTTCCCAGTCAACTGCCACAGCCTACTCCTTTCTTGTCAAAGTAGATACTTTGATATAAAATTGAAATAACAATTTATTATAGCATAAAATAGCACAAAAGGAAGGTAACATGTCTAACTTAGAAATCGAATATAAGACCCTGCTAACGAAAAAAGAGTACCAACGCTTACTCGAACAAATGTCTCATGTCCCACCTGTTGTGCAAACCAATTATTATATTGACACCCCTAATTTCGATCTTAAAGCCCATCGCATGTCTCTAAGAGTTCGCACATTCGCTGAGCAGGCTGAATTGACACTGAAAGTGCCGGAAAATATTGGTAACAGGGAATATAATATTGACTTAACCATGATTAATGCAAAAGAAATAATAAAAACAGGTCATTTGCCCCAAAGCAATATTAGAACCCTTATTGAGACAGAAGGAATTGATGTCTCTAAATTAGAAAACTTTGGTTACTTAACAACTACTCGTCGCGAAGCCACTACCGCCATTGGTAAAATGGCTTTAGACTGTAACCATTATGCTTCGACTATTGACTATGAGTTGGAACTTGAAGTCCAAAATGCTGAAAAAGGTCAAACTGATTTTGACCGATTTTTAGAAGAAAATCAGATTTCATTTAAGTATGCTAAAAGTAAAGTTGCGCGTTTTAGCAAAACCCTCAACCCTTGAAAATATTCTCGACAGAAAAATGCAATTTTTCTGTTTTTTTGATAGAATAGTACTGTCAATTTAGGAATTGAATGGAATTTTATGTAAATTCACATTCTAAAGAAGATATAAGGAGCTACCATTCTCATGACTGAACGATATGCTGATAAGCAAATCAAACTATTTTCACTCACCTCAAACTTACCAATCGCTGAGAAAATTTCCAGAGCATCTGGCATTCCATTAGGAAAAATTTCCTCACGCCAATTTTCAGATGGTGAAATCATGATTAACATCGAGGAAACTGTCCGAGGAGATGATATTTATATTGTTCAATCAACAAGTTTTCCTGTGAATGATAATTTATGGGAACTTCTCATTATGATTGATGCTTGTAAACGAGCTAGTGCTAATTCAGTCAACGTTGTTTTGCCATATTTTGGTTATTCTCGTCAAGACCGAGTTTCAAAATCACGCGAACCTATTACTGCTAAATTAGTTGCTAATATGCTAACCAAAGCTGGTATCGATCGTGTTCTTACATTAGACTTACACGCTGTTCAGGTACAGGGCTTCTTCGATATTCCCGTCGATAACTTATTTACAACTCCACTTTTTGCTGAACATTATGAAGAAAAAGGCTTATGTGGTGAAAACGTCGTTATCGTTAGTCCTAAAAATTCTGGTATCAAACGCGCTAGAAGCTTAGCTGAACTCCTTGATTCACCTATTGCAATTATTGATTACTCAGAAGACGAAACTGAACGTGAAGAAGGTTACATCATAGGTGATGTTTCCGGTAAAAAAGCCATCATTATTGATGATATTTTGAATACTGGCATCACTTTTGCTGAAGCAGCTAAAATTCTTGAACGCGAAGGAGCCACTGATATCTATGCAGTTGCTAGTCATGGTTTATTTGCTGGCGGTGCAGCTGATATTTTAGAAGCAAGCCCAATCAAAGAAATTCTAGTTACAGACTCTGTCCTAACTAAAAATCGTAAACCCGCAAATATCAACTACATCACAGCTAGTGAATTAATTGCGAAAGCTATTATCAATATTCATGAAAGAAAACCATTGAGCCCACTTTTTGCTTACCATCCAAATGAAAAAAAATAATCCTATCTATTTCGATAATGCAGCGACGACACCTTTAAGTGATGCTGCTATTAAAAGTATGACTAAAGTCATGGCTACTACTTTCGGAAATCCTTCTAGTATCCATTCTTTCGGACGATCAGCCAATAAAATTTTACGAACGTGTCGTCAAGAAATTGCTACTCTTCTTGGAGTTGAGAGCCATTCCATTATCTTTACATCAGGAGGAACTGAAGGTAATAATACAGCGATTAAGGGCTATGCACTTGCTAATCAACATAAAGGAAAGCATTTAATAACGACTGCTATCGAGCATCACTCTGTCCTTCATACCATGGCTTATTTAGAAAAACGTTTCGGCTTTGAGGTTACTTACTTAAAACCTACCAATGGTCAAATTACTTGTCAACAAGTCCGTGAAGCCCTGCGTGATGATACCATTATGGTCAGCATGATGGCTGCAAACAATGAGACCGGTGATTTCTTACCTTACCAAGAAGTCGCTACAAGTTTGAAAGAGCATCAAGCAGTCTTCCACCTTGATGCTGTTCAAATAATTGGCAAAATACCGATCAATCCCAAAGAGCTAGGTATTGACTTTTTATCTGCTTCTGCACATAAATTTCATGGTCCAAAAGGTGTAGGTTTTCTCTACTCTAATAACCTCCATTTTGATCAACTTCTACACGGGGGAGACCAAGAAGAAAAGAGGCGTGCTAGCACTGAAAATC contains:
- a CDS encoding CYTH domain-containing protein, coding for MSNLEIEYKTLLTKKEYQRLLEQMSHVPPVVQTNYYIDTPNFDLKAHRMSLRVRTFAEQAELTLKVPENIGNREYNIDLTMINAKEIIKTGHLPQSNIRTLIETEGIDVSKLENFGYLTTTRREATTAIGKMALDCNHYASTIDYELELEVQNAEKGQTDFDRFLEENQISFKYAKSKVARFSKTLNP
- a CDS encoding GTP pyrophosphokinase translates to MAVDWEDFLDPYIQAVGELKIKLRGIRKQFRKQNRYSPIEFVTGRVKSVESIKQKMALRGVLEENIAQDIQDIAGLRIMVQFVDDIDEVLNLLRQRQDMTIVYERDYIRNMKRSGYRSYHVVVEYPVDTIDGQKRVLAEIQIRTLGMNFWATIEHSLNYKYKGEFPEKIKKRLSRTAKIALELDEEMRKIRDDIREAQLLFDPGSRNLSDGVGNSDDTDELYR
- a CDS encoding NAD kinase, which gives rise to MTQMNYTDNVIRVAIIANGKYQSKRVASKLFAIFKDDPDFYLTKKKPDVVISIGGDGMLLSAFHMYENELDTVRFVGIHTGHLGFYTDYRDFEIDKLIENLREDKGDKVSYPILKIVLTLENGRVIKARALNEATIKRIEKTMVADVYINNVRFESFRGDGMSISTPTGSTAYNKSLGGAILHPTIEALQLTEISSLNNLVFRTVGSSLIIPKKEIIEIIPQRTGIYTVSVDNKTYNLKNVVKAQYYIDSEKIHFVSTPSHTSFWERVQDAFIGDLES
- a CDS encoding cysteine desulfurase family protein, with protein sequence MKKNNPIYFDNAATTPLSDAAIKSMTKVMATTFGNPSSIHSFGRSANKILRTCRQEIATLLGVESHSIIFTSGGTEGNNTAIKGYALANQHKGKHLITTAIEHHSVLHTMAYLEKRFGFEVTYLKPTNGQITCQQVREALRDDTIMVSMMAANNETGDFLPYQEVATSLKEHQAVFHLDAVQIIGKIPINPKELGIDFLSASAHKFHGPKGVGFLYSNNLHFDQLLHGGDQEEKRRASTENLIGIVGMTTALQEAYQKMTENFQHVETLRKTLIANLSDSNFYLSKSKTSLPHVINIGFPGQQNGLLLTRLDMANIAISTGSACTAGTVEPSHVLEAYYGKESVRLNEAIRISFSEQNTIEEIQTFTKELKTILGVSNGI
- a CDS encoding RluA family pseudouridine synthase, which codes for MKFNFIADRRTKVKTLLKSYDVSRGLLAKVKYKGGRIEVNGIERNAIYLLDIGDEVSITIPDELPFEKLEAISHPLDIVYEDDHFLVINKPVGYASIPSAIHSNTIANFIKGYYVDQDYPNKQVHIVTRLDRDTSGLMLFAKHGYAHARLDKQLQARAIEKRYFALVCGEGQLPDQGEIVAPIGRSKDSIITRTVDPMGKYARTTYQVVGRYAENVHLVDIKLHTGRTHQIRVHFSHIGFPLLGDDLYGGRLDLGITRQALHCHFLNFHNPFTENPSRHTINLTDDFENVIIDLQK
- a CDS encoding ribose-phosphate diphosphokinase; the protein is MTERYADKQIKLFSLTSNLPIAEKISRASGIPLGKISSRQFSDGEIMINIEETVRGDDIYIVQSTSFPVNDNLWELLIMIDACKRASANSVNVVLPYFGYSRQDRVSKSREPITAKLVANMLTKAGIDRVLTLDLHAVQVQGFFDIPVDNLFTTPLFAEHYEEKGLCGENVVIVSPKNSGIKRARSLAELLDSPIAIIDYSEDETEREEGYIIGDVSGKKAIIIDDILNTGITFAEAAKILEREGATDIYAVASHGLFAGGAADILEASPIKEILVTDSVLTKNRKPANINYITASELIAKAIINIHERKPLSPLFAYHPNEKK